In Paroedura picta isolate Pp20150507F chromosome 1, Ppicta_v3.0, whole genome shotgun sequence, the following are encoded in one genomic region:
- the MTRF1L gene encoding peptide chain release factor 1-like, mitochondrial isoform X3, with the protein MLFTAEMFDMYQHYAAYKNWRFEVLGHMSSDIGGLRHASASISGLEAYRHMKFEGGVHRVQRVPKTEKQGRIHTSTMTVAVLPQPTEINLTINPKDLRIETKRATGAGGQHVNTTDSAVRIVHIPTGVVSECQQERSQIRNKEKAMQMLRAKLYSIKLEEESRKREAARKIQTGTKGRSEKIRTYNFSQDRVTDHRITRSVYHIEKFLLGEELLDEMIQALREYADYETLMEVISESDPTRLS; encoded by the exons ATGCTGTTCACAGCAGAGATGTTTGACATGTATCAACATTATGCTGCATATAAAAATTGGAGATTTGAAGTTCTGGGACATATGTCAAGTGATATAG gtGGTTTGAGACATGCATCTGCCTCTATAAGTGGTCTTGAAGCTTATAGACACATGAAGTTTGAAGGAGGAGTACATCGTGTACAACGAGTGCCTAAGACAGAGAAGCAAGGCCGCATTCACACTAGCACAATGACAGTAGCAGTATTACCACAACCCACTGAG ATAAATCTGACAATTAATCCCAAGGATTTACGTATTGAAACAAAACGAGCCACTGGGGCTGGTGGTCAGCATGTGAATACCACCGACAGTGCTGTTCGAATAGTCCACATTCCTACAG GAGTGGTATCTGAATGTCAACAAGAACGGTCTCAAatcagaaataaagaaaaggctATGCAAATGCTTCGGGCCAAATTATACAGTATCAAACTTGAAGAAGAGTcaagaaagagagaggctgcCAGAAAGATTCAG ACTGGGACCAAAGgaagatctgagaagatcagaaCCTACAACTTTTCACAGGATCGAGTTACTGACCATAGAATAACCAGATCAGTGTATCACATTGAAAAGTTCCTGTTGGGAGAAGAACTGCTAGATGAAATGATACAGGCTCTAAGAGAATATGCTGACTATGAGACTCTAATGGAAGTAATTTCAGAAAGTGACCCAACCAGGCTGAGCTGA
- the MTRF1L gene encoding peptide chain release factor 1-like, mitochondrial isoform X1, producing MRHTWHCPDMNRRRLPALGPPLPRGAPPNDNRKWGASPLSPPGHPERRVGPLPGVAESAGGMWRFLARRLLQRRVRRPSAVVGRRLSSVPDVHELFAMPALQRFLEQQQQQQQQRAEQCSRPQQQLTALLRRLRAEEQDLRDTERLAREDENEDLRKLAAKEVVSCCKEIVELKQQIMMLLIPSEEIDEGDLILEATAGVGGQEAMLFTAEMFDMYQHYAAYKNWRFEVLGHMSSDIGGLRHASASISGLEAYRHMKFEGGVHRVQRVPKTEKQGRIHTSTMTVAVLPQPTEINLTINPKDLRIETKRATGAGGQHVNTTDSAVRIVHIPTGVVSECQQERSQIRNKEKAMQMLRAKLYSIKLEEESRKREAARKIQTGTKGRSEKIRTYNFSQDRVTDHRITRSVYHIEKFLLGEELLDEMIQALREYADYETLMEVISESDPTRLS from the exons ATGCGACATACGTGGCACTGCCCGGATATGAACCGGAGGCGGCTTCCCGCTttgggtccccccctccctcgaGGCGCACCACCAAATGACAACCGGAAGTGGGGCGCCTCTCCTCTCTCCCCGCCTGGCCATCCCGAGCGGCGGGTTGGTCCGCTTCCGGGCGTGGCGGAGTCGGCGGGGGGCATGTGGCGTTTCCTGGCGCGGCGTCTGCTGCAGAGACGGGTTCGTCGCCCTTCCGCCGTGGTCGGGCGGAGGCTCAGCAGCGTGCCTGATGTGCACGAGCTGTTCGCCATGCCGGCCCTGCAGCGCTtcctggagcagcagcagcagcagcagcagcagcgagcgGAGCAGTGCAGCAGGCCCCAGCAGCAGTTGACGGCGCTGCTTCGCCGCCTGAGGGCCGAGGAGCAGGACCTGCGCGACACGGAACGCCTGGCCCGGGAAG ACGAAAATGAAGATTTGCGGAAGCTTGCAGCGAAGGAAGTTGTTTCTTGTTGCAAAGAGATAGTAGAACTAAAACAACAG ATAATGATGCTTTTGATTCCTTCAGAAGAAATAGATGAAGGTGATCTTATCCTAGAAGCGACTGCTGGAGTTGGAGGACAAGAAGCAATGCTGTTCACAGCAGAGATGTTTGACATGTATCAACATTATGCTGCATATAAAAATTGGAGATTTGAAGTTCTGGGACATATGTCAAGTGATATAG gtGGTTTGAGACATGCATCTGCCTCTATAAGTGGTCTTGAAGCTTATAGACACATGAAGTTTGAAGGAGGAGTACATCGTGTACAACGAGTGCCTAAGACAGAGAAGCAAGGCCGCATTCACACTAGCACAATGACAGTAGCAGTATTACCACAACCCACTGAG ATAAATCTGACAATTAATCCCAAGGATTTACGTATTGAAACAAAACGAGCCACTGGGGCTGGTGGTCAGCATGTGAATACCACCGACAGTGCTGTTCGAATAGTCCACATTCCTACAG GAGTGGTATCTGAATGTCAACAAGAACGGTCTCAAatcagaaataaagaaaaggctATGCAAATGCTTCGGGCCAAATTATACAGTATCAAACTTGAAGAAGAGTcaagaaagagagaggctgcCAGAAAGATTCAG ACTGGGACCAAAGgaagatctgagaagatcagaaCCTACAACTTTTCACAGGATCGAGTTACTGACCATAGAATAACCAGATCAGTGTATCACATTGAAAAGTTCCTGTTGGGAGAAGAACTGCTAGATGAAATGATACAGGCTCTAAGAGAATATGCTGACTATGAGACTCTAATGGAAGTAATTTCAGAAAGTGACCCAACCAGGCTGAGCTGA